In the genome of Armatimonadota bacterium, one region contains:
- a CDS encoding rod shape-determining protein MreC, with protein sequence MALAIVFGQFQNRARATGSVDPVSGFTRTVTLPLARAFDGMSAWFGSTAVNLTSGPGLQRELARLKDVESAAKLYADTVAVKDQTIASLRALQGFPDVGRTRVPARTVAYFAYQNQVTVSAGRDQGVTKGLPVVSAQGLLGVVQAVEADRCQVLLLTSPAVKIGAMVFRDPPVAGFLKGQSPVRLTLDVLDTNKVEVGDPVVTSGFSEKIPRGLAVGRVVQVVTDENYGIRRVYVAPAVQVGKATEVWVLK encoded by the coding sequence GTGGCCCTTGCCATCGTGTTCGGGCAGTTCCAGAACCGTGCCCGGGCGACAGGGTCCGTCGATCCGGTCTCTGGTTTCACAAGGACCGTGACCCTTCCCCTCGCACGCGCGTTCGACGGGATGTCCGCGTGGTTCGGATCGACGGCCGTCAACCTGACCTCCGGCCCGGGCCTGCAGCGCGAGTTGGCGCGGCTCAAGGATGTGGAGAGTGCGGCCAAGCTTTACGCCGATACGGTGGCCGTGAAGGACCAGACGATCGCGTCCCTCCGGGCCCTGCAAGGGTTCCCCGACGTCGGCCGGACGCGCGTTCCTGCCAGGACGGTCGCCTACTTCGCCTACCAGAACCAAGTGACGGTCTCGGCCGGCCGCGACCAAGGCGTGACGAAGGGCTTGCCCGTCGTCAGCGCCCAGGGCCTGCTCGGCGTCGTACAGGCCGTCGAAGCGGACCGGTGCCAGGTGTTGCTGTTGACTTCGCCCGCCGTGAAGATCGGCGCGATGGTGTTCCGGGACCCGCCTGTCGCCGGGTTCTTGAAGGGTCAGTCGCCGGTCCGCCTGACCTTGGACGTGCTCGACACGAACAAGGTCGAGGTCGGCGATCCCGTGGTCACGTCCGGATTCTCGGAAAAGATCCCTCGGGGACTGGCCGTCGGCCGCGTCGTCCAAGTCGTCACCGACGAGAACTACGGCATCCGCCGCGTCTACGTGGCCCCGGCCGTGCAGGTCGGCAAGGCCACCGAAGTCTGGGTGCTGAAATGA
- a CDS encoding Glu/Leu/Phe/Val dehydrogenase produces the protein MSEVNVLEMARKQLASAAKYLDLDEGLHAVLAQPKRQVVVNFPVVMDNGSVECFQGYRVQHNSSRGPTKGGLRYHPEVDLDEATALAMWMTWKCAVVNIPYGGAKGGVKVNTKKVSKRELEKLTRRFISELNIVVGERSDIPAPDVGTNPQVMAWIMDTLSMQVGYTAPGVVTGKPIELGGSEGRVEATGRGVVVSAHEACKVLNMDFASSKIVVQGFGNVGSVAAELSEEAGAKVIAVSDATGAIYNENGLPIRELYERYSGIDGGIRNYKECDQITNAELLALKCDILMPNAIQSQITGENAGDVKARLIVEGANGPTTPEADDILSDKGVMVVPDILANAGGVVTSYFEWVQDLQNFFWEEEQVNDRLSRIMRSAFAAVHATQLKHKTDMRTAAMIIAVDRVAHATTVRGIFP, from the coding sequence ATGAGCGAAGTCAACGTCTTAGAAATGGCCCGCAAGCAGCTTGCGTCGGCCGCGAAGTATCTCGACCTCGACGAGGGCCTTCACGCCGTCCTCGCCCAGCCCAAAAGGCAGGTCGTCGTCAACTTTCCCGTCGTGATGGACAACGGTTCCGTGGAGTGCTTCCAGGGCTATCGCGTCCAACACAACTCGAGCCGCGGCCCGACGAAAGGCGGTCTCCGCTACCACCCCGAAGTCGACCTGGACGAAGCCACCGCGCTCGCCATGTGGATGACGTGGAAGTGCGCGGTCGTCAACATCCCCTATGGAGGCGCGAAGGGCGGCGTCAAGGTCAACACGAAGAAGGTCAGTAAGCGCGAGCTCGAGAAGCTGACCCGCCGCTTCATCTCCGAGCTCAACATCGTCGTCGGCGAACGCAGCGACATCCCCGCCCCGGACGTGGGTACGAACCCGCAGGTCATGGCCTGGATCATGGACACGCTGTCGATGCAGGTCGGATACACGGCGCCGGGCGTCGTCACGGGCAAACCGATCGAGCTGGGCGGCTCCGAGGGCCGCGTCGAGGCCACGGGCCGCGGCGTTGTCGTCAGCGCGCACGAAGCTTGCAAAGTCCTGAACATGGATTTCGCGAGCAGCAAGATCGTCGTCCAAGGCTTCGGGAACGTCGGTTCGGTCGCGGCCGAACTCAGCGAAGAGGCCGGCGCCAAAGTCATCGCGGTCAGTGACGCGACGGGTGCGATCTATAACGAGAACGGCCTGCCCATCCGCGAGCTCTACGAGCGGTACAGCGGCATCGACGGCGGCATCCGGAACTACAAGGAGTGCGACCAGATCACGAACGCCGAGCTGCTCGCCCTCAAGTGCGACATCTTGATGCCGAACGCGATCCAGAGCCAGATCACGGGCGAGAACGCGGGCGACGTCAAGGCCCGGCTCATCGTCGAGGGCGCGAACGGCCCCACGACTCCGGAGGCGGACGACATCCTGTCCGACAAAGGCGTCATGGTCGTGCCGGACATCCTTGCCAACGCGGGCGGCGTCGTCACGAGCTACTTCGAATGGGTGCAAGACCTGCAGAACTTCTTCTGGGAAGAAGAGCAGGTCAACGACAGGCTCTCGCGCATCATGCGCAGCGCCTTCGCCGCCGTCCATGCGACTCAGCTCAAGCACAAGACGGACATGCGCACCGCCGCCATGATCATCGCCGTCGACCGCGTGGCCCACGCTACGACCGTCCGCGGCATCTTCCCGTAA
- a CDS encoding SRPBCC family protein yields the protein MPDFTKSIDVAATGEEVIAFVADPKNMPKYLPTVKRASMEDEDHVHIAVEIDGEDHEDGGYLRVDGDRALKWGSEDHDYHGRIEAMGDGDGSTVTIHLHINPPPDLDKKMEEHSGGNWESRIDQGLDQALSSIKREVEARVV from the coding sequence ATGCCCGACTTTACAAAATCGATCGATGTGGCCGCGACCGGGGAAGAGGTGATCGCCTTCGTCGCCGACCCGAAGAACATGCCGAAGTACCTTCCGACGGTCAAAAGGGCGTCCATGGAGGACGAAGACCACGTCCACATAGCCGTCGAGATCGACGGCGAAGACCATGAGGACGGCGGCTACCTCCGCGTGGACGGCGATAGGGCCCTTAAGTGGGGCTCAGAGGACCACGACTACCACGGTCGGATCGAGGCGATGGGCGACGGCGACGGATCGACAGTGACGATCCATCTTCACATCAACCCCCCGCCAGACCTGGACAAGAAGATGGAAGAGCACAGCGGCGGAAACTGGGAGTCCCGGATCGACCAGGGCTTGGACCAGGCCCTTTCTTCGATCAAACGCGAAGTCGAAGCACGGGTGGTCTGA
- a CDS encoding YihY/virulence factor BrkB family protein — protein MLVSDAVRMLKEAASDFQSHRGPALAAAVAYYAFFSLAPLTALVFTVAGRAFGDEPSRQKLVSLIGPWLGREAAESVHKLAVSASEHGTGPLAPLVGTVALLAGASGVFAHLQQAMDAVWETKAPDEGFWGFIRESFRSFLMVLLAAVVLLALLASSTVLEAGLRRLSGYPGFKAGMTRAADLTVTFLMLGLLSASLYRYLPRIRVEWQDVWFGAGVAAALATVLKPAFTLYLTRADALSGFGAAGVLAAVLVWANAMSQIFLFGAEVTRRTALRHGGPPSNSKVKNIRDLERPIRPYS, from the coding sequence GTGCTCGTCAGCGACGCTGTCCGGATGCTCAAGGAGGCGGCGTCGGACTTTCAGTCCCACCGTGGGCCCGCTCTGGCCGCTGCGGTGGCCTACTACGCGTTCTTTTCGCTCGCCCCTTTGACGGCGCTCGTGTTCACAGTCGCCGGACGGGCGTTCGGGGACGAGCCGTCCCGCCAGAAGCTGGTGTCCCTCATCGGGCCTTGGTTGGGCAGAGAGGCCGCCGAAAGTGTCCACAAGTTGGCGGTGTCGGCTTCCGAACACGGCACGGGGCCTCTCGCTCCGCTTGTCGGCACGGTCGCTTTGTTGGCCGGTGCGTCCGGTGTGTTCGCCCATCTCCAGCAAGCGATGGACGCCGTCTGGGAGACCAAGGCTCCGGACGAAGGGTTCTGGGGATTCATCCGCGAGAGCTTCCGCTCCTTCTTGATGGTGCTCTTGGCGGCGGTCGTCTTGTTGGCGTTGCTAGCCTCGAGCACGGTCTTGGAAGCCGGACTCAGACGATTGTCCGGTTATCCGGGGTTCAAAGCCGGCATGACGAGGGCGGCCGACCTGACGGTCACGTTCCTGATGTTGGGCCTCCTTTCAGCGTCGCTCTACCGCTACTTGCCGAGGATCCGCGTCGAATGGCAGGACGTCTGGTTCGGTGCCGGCGTCGCAGCGGCTTTGGCGACGGTGTTGAAGCCTGCGTTCACGCTCTATCTGACGCGGGCCGACGCTCTCTCCGGCTTCGGTGCGGCCGGCGTGTTGGCGGCGGTCTTGGTCTGGGCGAACGCCATGTCGCAGATCTTCTTGTTCGGAGCCGAAGTCACAAGGCGGACGGCTCTGCGGCATGGAGGACCGCCCTCAAATTCCAAAGTCAAGAACATTCGCGACCTTGAAAGACCAATCAGGCCTTATAGTTAA
- a CDS encoding 6,7-dimethyl-8-ribityllumazine synthase — translation MRIGIVVSRWNELVTKELLDGAVDHLQRSGEPELTVVWVPGTWEVPPAASALVESGAVDGVVALGCILQGATPHATMLAHDVSSALMDLQNRTGVPVAWGVLTPETQEQALERAGMKLGNKGREAAWACVEMVDVLRKIGRPGA, via the coding sequence ATGCGGATCGGCATCGTCGTCAGCCGCTGGAACGAGTTGGTGACGAAAGAGCTATTGGACGGTGCCGTCGACCACTTGCAGCGGTCCGGCGAACCGGAACTGACCGTCGTCTGGGTTCCAGGCACATGGGAAGTGCCGCCCGCGGCGTCAGCCTTGGTCGAATCGGGCGCCGTCGACGGTGTCGTCGCGCTAGGCTGCATCCTTCAAGGCGCGACGCCCCACGCGACCATGCTCGCCCATGACGTCAGTTCGGCCCTGATGGACCTTCAGAACCGCACGGGAGTGCCCGTCGCCTGGGGGGTCTTGACGCCCGAAACGCAAGAACAGGCCCTGGAAAGGGCCGGCATGAAACTGGGGAACAAGGGTCGCGAGGCGGCCTGGGCTTGCGTCGAAATGGTCGATGTCCTCCGCAAGATCGGCCGCCCCGGAGCCTGA
- the phrB gene encoding deoxyribodipyrimidine photo-lyase — MRPLVWFRSDLRTHDNTALARSAEAADDGTVALYVVSPGDWKRHDVAACRVEFILRTLKVLSESLGDKNVPLLVRTAPTPGDVPRTVLDACREAGCDRVAFNREYEVDEAARDDETVRLTREAGIGVRSYDDQVCLPPDSVKTGEGKFYSVFTPYRKAWVTEWTAQGGVPVLPAPSRQKALRLRPDPVPEEVEGFRSRVPSELWPAGERAALEKLDTFARERLQDYKADRDVPSKPGTSGLSPYLAVGALSPRQCVQAAHGGYDPTDPFEGLGPGAATWVSEIVWREFYTHVLVGFPRVCKGRAFQAASEAVEWSYDEAAFRAWCEGRTGVPIVDAAMRQLLATGWMHNRLRMVTAMFLTKNLLVDWRWGETFFMEHLIDGSFASNNGGWQWSASTGTDAAPYFRIFNPVSQGRKFDPDGTFVKEWVPELRHLDGPDVHEPWAHASLFEESDYPSPIVDLGASRLRAIAAFEKAKSKA; from the coding sequence ATGCGCCCTCTCGTCTGGTTCCGCTCCGACCTGAGGACGCACGACAACACCGCCCTGGCCCGATCGGCTGAAGCGGCCGATGACGGAACCGTCGCTCTCTATGTGGTGTCACCGGGCGACTGGAAACGCCACGACGTGGCGGCCTGCCGCGTCGAATTCATCCTAAGGACGTTGAAGGTCCTTTCCGAAAGCCTCGGCGACAAGAACGTCCCTCTTCTGGTCCGCACGGCACCGACCCCCGGCGACGTGCCGCGAACGGTCTTGGACGCGTGCCGAGAAGCCGGGTGCGACAGGGTCGCGTTCAACAGGGAGTACGAAGTCGACGAGGCGGCACGGGACGACGAAACCGTCCGTTTGACCCGAGAAGCGGGGATCGGTGTCCGGTCGTACGACGACCAGGTCTGCCTGCCCCCGGACAGTGTCAAGACCGGCGAAGGCAAGTTCTACTCGGTGTTCACGCCCTATCGCAAAGCATGGGTGACGGAATGGACCGCCCAGGGCGGTGTTCCCGTCCTTCCCGCTCCATCTCGACAGAAAGCTCTCCGTCTCCGCCCTGACCCTGTCCCCGAAGAGGTCGAGGGGTTCCGCTCAAGAGTTCCGTCCGAGCTTTGGCCGGCGGGAGAAAGGGCTGCACTCGAAAAGTTGGACACGTTCGCCCGAGAGAGGCTTCAGGACTACAAGGCCGATCGAGACGTCCCCTCCAAACCTGGCACCAGCGGACTCTCGCCGTACCTGGCCGTCGGCGCCTTGTCCCCCCGACAGTGCGTCCAGGCCGCCCATGGCGGCTATGATCCGACCGATCCGTTCGAAGGCCTGGGGCCAGGCGCTGCAACGTGGGTTTCGGAGATCGTCTGGCGAGAGTTCTATACCCATGTCCTGGTCGGGTTCCCCAGGGTCTGTAAAGGGCGGGCGTTCCAAGCGGCCTCCGAGGCGGTGGAATGGTCGTACGACGAAGCCGCCTTCCGGGCCTGGTGCGAAGGCCGGACGGGCGTGCCGATCGTCGACGCAGCGATGCGGCAACTCTTGGCGACCGGTTGGATGCACAACCGGCTCCGCATGGTCACAGCCATGTTCCTGACCAAGAACCTGCTGGTCGACTGGCGGTGGGGCGAAACGTTCTTCATGGAACACCTGATCGACGGGTCCTTCGCCAGCAACAACGGAGGCTGGCAATGGTCTGCGAGCACGGGCACGGACGCCGCACCGTACTTCCGCATCTTTAATCCCGTCAGCCAAGGCCGGAAGTTCGATCCCGACGGGACGTTCGTCAAGGAGTGGGTTCCGGAACTGCGTCACCTCGATGGGCCCGACGTCCACGAACCTTGGGCGCACGCTTCGTTGTTCGAAGAGTCCGACTACCCTTCGCCGATCGTCGACCTTGGCGCCAGTCGACTTCGCGCCATCGCGGCGTTCGAAAAGGCGAAGTCCAAGGCGTAA
- a CDS encoding DUF1439 domain-containing protein: protein MKSGFRNRALFAVPIVVTAVAVLAVSARKPEITLRMSQAELQDRIKAKFPVEQSAFPLTVVYSDPEVSLDPVGNRIKIGLSASATLLSGRIAKGRLEGDTTVRYEPDRAALFFDDASFSRLEIEGVPEDVLKPLLPIAGRLVHDRLDSVAVYRLNADDLRHNVARAVLKDVDIEDGSVKFVLGVP, encoded by the coding sequence ATGAAGTCCGGCTTCCGAAACAGAGCGTTGTTCGCGGTTCCGATCGTCGTGACGGCGGTCGCGGTCTTGGCGGTCTCCGCCCGCAAACCCGAAATCACGCTCCGAATGTCCCAGGCCGAGCTCCAAGACCGGATCAAAGCCAAGTTTCCGGTCGAACAGAGCGCTTTCCCGCTGACCGTCGTCTATTCCGACCCGGAGGTGAGCCTTGATCCTGTCGGAAACCGCATCAAGATCGGCCTGTCCGCCTCGGCGACGCTCCTATCGGGCCGCATCGCGAAAGGTCGGCTCGAAGGCGACACGACCGTCCGATACGAACCGGACCGAGCCGCCCTGTTCTTCGACGACGCCTCGTTTTCGCGGCTCGAGATCGAAGGCGTGCCTGAAGACGTCCTCAAGCCCTTGCTCCCGATAGCGGGCCGCCTCGTCCACGACCGTCTCGACTCGGTCGCCGTCTACCGGCTCAACGCCGACGACCTGCGCCATAACGTCGCGAGGGCCGTGCTCAAGGACGTGGACATCGAGGACGGTTCCGTGAAGTTCGTCCTCGGAGTCCCGTGA